The genomic interval CGCCGGGAGAGAAGTGGCGCCGCGGAGCACTCGCGGCCGGAGCGGGACTGCTCTTCCTCGCCGGCGGCGCGGCGCTGCATCGCTCCACGTCCGGGGACCCGTGCGCGGGCAGCGAACAGGCGCTCTCCGGCGTCTGGGACGACACGCGCAAGAGCGCGGCCAAGGCCAGCTTCACGCGCAGCGCCCTGCCCTACGCGCCCGGGGTCTGGACCGAGGTGGAGCGAACCCTGGATGGGTACTCGCGGGCCTGGGTCTCCGCCAGCCATGAGGCGTGTGTCGCCACCCGCGTGAAAGGCCAGCAGACCGAGCGGCTCCTCGAGCGCCGGGTCATCTGCCTGGACCAGCGGCTCAAGGACCTGGGCGCCGTGGCGGACATGCTGACGGGCGCGGACACGCAGGTCATCCAGAACGCGCCACGGCTGGTGCACTCACTGGAGAACCTGTCCGTCTGCGAGAACCTGACCGCGCTGGCCGCTCCGGAGCCGCCCCCCTCCGACGACGTGAGCCAGAAGCGCATGGAGGCCGTGCGCGCGCAGCGGGCCCAGGTCCGCGCCAGGCTCAACGCGGGACAGGTCGCCCCCGCGCTCGAGCTCGCGAACGTGGCCGCCCGCGAAGCCCACGCTATCGGCTACGGCCCGCTGGAGGCGGAGGTGTTGGACCTGGTCGCGGAGTCACAGGGAAACAACCTGGCCTACCGCGACGCCATCAAGACGCTGCACCAGGCCATCCAGGTGGCCACCGCCAGCCGACATGATCGCCAGGTCGCCAAGTGCTGGGCGGACATGATCCGGCTGGTGAGCCACACGGGGCCGGAGGTGGACCCGGACGGCGCGGTGCCCGGCCACGCCGAAGCGGCCTTGAAGCGCCTGGGCGGTGATGCCCACATCGAGGCCCGCTACTTCCGCAACCTCGCCAGCCTGTACCGCAAGCGCGGGCGGAAGGAAGAAGCGCTGGCCGCGAGCCAACGCGCGGTGGAGCTGGCCCGGAGCATCTACACCAACAACGAGCCGGAGCTCGGCACCGCGCTGCTCACCATGGGCCACGTGCTCTACGAGTTCTCCCGCTTCGAGGAGGCGCTGCGCTACCTGCACGAAGCGGAGACCATCTACCGCAAGACCTACGGCCCCGCGCATCCCTACCTGGCGACGGTGCTGTCGAACATCGCCGTCTTCAGCGTCCAGTTGGGCGACTTCTCCGCGGCGATGAAGCATGGGCGCGAGGCGCTCGCCATCAACCTGCGCGTCTACGGAGAGGACAGCGAGCCGGTGGCCAGCGGCCACTTCAACCTGGGCGGCTTCCAGCGCGAGCAGGCGCATCACGAGGACGCCCTCCTCCACTACACGCAATCGGTCCGCATCCGGGAGAAGGTGCAGCCCGGCTCGCTCGACCTGGCCCAATCGCACTCCCGCCTGGGCCTGACGCTGGTGTCCCTGGGACGCATCCAGGAGGCCCTGCCCCATCACGAGCGAGCCCTCGCCATCCTGGTGGCGAAGCTGGGCCCGCAGCACCCCAAGGTGGGAATCGAGCTGGCGAGGATGGGCCATCACCACCTGGGCCTCGCTCAGCCCCGCAAGGCCGTCCCACTGCTGGAGCGCGCCATCACCCTCCTGGAGCGGCCCCATCCAGACGCCAACCCCGGGGAGTTGGCCGATGCCCGCTTCACATTGGCGCGTGCGCTCGAGAAGGAACCGGGCGACCTTCCTCGAGCCATCGCGCTGGCCAAGGCCGCGAGGAGCCACCTTCAAGACGCGGGCAAGTCCCAGCTCGAGGCGCTCCAGGAAGTGGAGCGGTGGCTGGCCGCGCATCACGCCTCGGGGGCTCGATAGTCGGCCCGGCCTCGCTGCTCTATCCTCCCGGCCATGAGCCCGTACGACGTGAACCCGGTGAGCAGCACCGCGCAGCTCGCGAGCATCATCGACCTGCAACGCAAGAACCTGAAGCAGACGCTCGGCGCTGAGGAGATGCGCGACCAGGGCTTCGTCACGGTGGAGCACGAATTGCCGGTGCTGGAGCGGATGCACGCCCTGGCCCCCAGCATCGTGGCCCGGCACGGCGAGGACGTGGTGGCCTACGCCTTGTCGATGCCGCGCGAGTGCCGCGCGATGCTGCCCGTGCTCGTCCCCATGTTCGACCTGCTGGACCGGCTGGAGTACCAGGGGCGCGCGATGAAGGACCTGCGCTTCTACGTCATGGGGCAGATCTGCGTCGACAAGGCCCACCGCGGCAAGGGCCTCGTCGAGCAGCTCTATGACAAGCACCGCGAGGTGTTCCGGGAGCGCTTCGACCTGCTCGTCACCGAGGTCTCCCTGCGCAACACCCGCTCCCTGCGTGTCCACGAGCGCGTGGGCTTCAAGACGGTGCACACCTACCGCGACGCGACGGACGACTGGGCCGTCATCGCCTGGGATTGGAGCCCTCCGGCCCGCTAGCGGCTACCACCAGCCCGAGCACGTCCGCGTGCTCGAGTTGCACAGCCGGATGAGGAAGCGCTTGACGTCGCGATAGCTGCCATTCCAGGCCAGGTTGTAGACGCGCCCATCCGCGTTGCCCTGGAGATAGGAGCCCGC from Myxococcus stipitatus carries:
- a CDS encoding serine/threonine-protein kinase, coding for MAEAARDENPASNPSLSPPNTPLPQPPWIERGALLGRYVVLERIGSGGMGVVHAAYDPELDRRVALKLIRIDSTNPVHLERAQARLLREAQATARVIHPNVITIHDVGHFGENVFLAMELVDGATLRAHIRRNKARAPWRETLALFVQAGRGLAAAHAQGLVHRDFKPDNVLVGKDGRARITDFGLARIVEGLDDTPTPPGTKSTSRRSEWLTRSDIVLGTPAYMSPEQKRGEPSDARSDQYSFCVALYEALYGKRPVIDSPTARDTSGTASPVVGVKPPPGTDVPAWIHQVLLQGLAASPDARHESMEALLRRLSHAPGEKWRRGALAAGAGLLFLAGGAALHRSTSGDPCAGSEQALSGVWDDTRKSAAKASFTRSALPYAPGVWTEVERTLDGYSRAWVSASHEACVATRVKGQQTERLLERRVICLDQRLKDLGAVADMLTGADTQVIQNAPRLVHSLENLSVCENLTALAAPEPPPSDDVSQKRMEAVRAQRAQVRARLNAGQVAPALELANVAAREAHAIGYGPLEAEVLDLVAESQGNNLAYRDAIKTLHQAIQVATASRHDRQVAKCWADMIRLVSHTGPEVDPDGAVPGHAEAALKRLGGDAHIEARYFRNLASLYRKRGRKEEALAASQRAVELARSIYTNNEPELGTALLTMGHVLYEFSRFEEALRYLHEAETIYRKTYGPAHPYLATVLSNIAVFSVQLGDFSAAMKHGREALAINLRVYGEDSEPVASGHFNLGGFQREQAHHEDALLHYTQSVRIREKVQPGSLDLAQSHSRLGLTLVSLGRIQEALPHHERALAILVAKLGPQHPKVGIELARMGHHHLGLAQPRKAVPLLERAITLLERPHPDANPGELADARFTLARALEKEPGDLPRAIALAKAARSHLQDAGKSQLEALQEVERWLAAHHASGAR
- a CDS encoding GNAT family N-acetyltransferase: MSPYDVNPVSSTAQLASIIDLQRKNLKQTLGAEEMRDQGFVTVEHELPVLERMHALAPSIVARHGEDVVAYALSMPRECRAMLPVLVPMFDLLDRLEYQGRAMKDLRFYVMGQICVDKAHRGKGLVEQLYDKHREVFRERFDLLVTEVSLRNTRSLRVHERVGFKTVHTYRDATDDWAVIAWDWSPPAR